The window CCGGAGGCCGCTGGTGCGCGGGTGTAACAGGCGAGAACGTCGTGGCCCTGGCCAACCAATTCCAGGAGCGTTGGCACTGCGAAATCTGGCGTACCCATGAAGATCAATTTGAGCATGGGCGTGGCATGTAGCCGATTGTAGCGCCATTGCAAGCGCGCCCAATCCATGCGATGCCCCGCCGCAGATTTTCCAACCCCTTTTTCGCTTGCAGAAGACGCTGCCGAGGCCATGAAGTTCACTCTGTCCTGGCTCAAGGATCACCTTGAGACCAACGCCGATCTCGCCACCATCACCGACACGCTGACCCGCATCGGCCTTGAGGTCGAAGAGGTAGACGACCGCGCCGTTTACGCGCCGTTTGTGATCGGTAAGGTGCTGAGCGCGGAGAAGCACCCCGACGCGGATCGGCTGAAGGTTTTGAAAGTCGACACAGGTTCGGGCGAGCCGGTACAGGTTGTGTGTGGAGCGCCGAATGCACGCGAAGGGATGAGCGGCGTCTTCGCCCCTCCCGGCGCTTATGTTCCCGGCATTAATGTGACCCTCGAGATCGGCAAGATCCGAGGCGTTGAATCCCGCGGCATGATGTTGTCGGAGCGCGAATTGCAGCTCTCCGACGAGCATGACGGTATCATTGATCTCGATACGGATATGCCGGCTGGCTCCTCCTATGCGACGTTCGCGCAGCTTGATGACCCGGTCATCGAGATCGGCCTGACGCCGAACCGCCCCGATTGTACGGGCGTTTTCGGCATCGCACGCGACCTGGCCGCAGCCGGCCTCGGCACGCTGAAGGACACACCGATCCCGACCATCACAAGCAGTGAGCCCTGCCCCGTTTCGGTGACGCTCGCGTTTGACGGCAAGAGCCTGTGCCCCACATTTGCCCTGTGTCTTGTTCGCGGGGTCAAGAATGGTCCGTCGCCCCTTTGGATGCAGAAGCGCCTCAAGGCAATCGGGCTCCGGCCGATTAACGCTCTTGTCGACATCACCAACTACATCACTTTCGATCGCGGCCGCCCCTTGCACGTGTTCGACGCGGCAAAGGTGACGGGCAACCTGACCGTGCGCGTGGCGAAAGACGGCGAGAGCTTTCTCGCGCTGGACGGCAAGACCTACACCTTGGACCCGTCCATGTGCGTGATCGCCGACGAACGTGGCGTCGAAAGCCTGTCGGGCGTAATGGGCGGCGAAGAATCGGGCTGCGACGAGACCACCACCGACGTCCTGATCGAGTCTGCCCTTTGGGTGCCGAGCAACATTGCGGCTACAGGCCGAAAATTGGGGATCATCACCGACGCGCGGTACCGCTTCGAACGCGGTGTCGACCCTGCCTTCAACGAAAAAGGCCTCGATCTGGCGACGCAGATGGTCGTTGATCTGTGCGGTGGCACGCCAACTGACAAGACCGTTGCAGGAGCTATTCCGGAAGAGGACCGGATCATCGATTTTCCCACTGCGGAAGTGAAACGGCTGTCCGGCCTCGACGTCAGTGCGCGCGAGATCAAGGCTACGCTTACCTTGCTGGGGTTCTGGGCCACCGGCAATGATGAGATCCT is drawn from Pseudomonadota bacterium and contains these coding sequences:
- the pheT gene encoding phenylalanine--tRNA ligase subunit beta: MKFTLSWLKDHLETNADLATITDTLTRIGLEVEEVDDRAVYAPFVIGKVLSAEKHPDADRLKVLKVDTGSGEPVQVVCGAPNAREGMSGVFAPPGAYVPGINVTLEIGKIRGVESRGMMLSERELQLSDEHDGIIDLDTDMPAGSSYATFAQLDDPVIEIGLTPNRPDCTGVFGIARDLAAAGLGTLKDTPIPTITSSEPCPVSVTLAFDGKSLCPTFALCLVRGVKNGPSPLWMQKRLKAIGLRPINALVDITNYITFDRGRPLHVFDAAKVTGNLTVRVAKDGESFLALDGKTYTLDPSMCVIADERGVESLSGVMGGEESGCDETTTDVLIESALWVPSNIAATGRKLGIITDARYRFERGVDPAFNEKGLDLATQMVVDLCGGTPTDKTVAGAIPEEDRIIDFPTAEVKRLSGLDVSAREIKATLTLLGFWATGNDEILKVAVPTWRPDVEGKADLVEEVMRIVGVDQVPLTPSLGRQSVVRPVLTEIQKRTRRAKRVLAGRGLLEAVTWSFIKQDDAATFGGGSADVQLANPISLEMGTMRPSLLPSLLRNCQANVDRGSGDVALFEVGQVFAGDAPEDQTISACGIRRGTAAMAGRSRHWVSDFPTVSAFNAKGDALALLDELGLDPRTCQIEAEAPSWYHPGQSGTIRRGRDVFGTFGALHPRTLREMDIAGPIVAFEITLDALPGARRKATRTKPPLHLHDLMPVRRDFAFVVDADVAADALLRAAKGADKDLVSDVALFDVYAGEHIEKGKKSLAVEVTLQPKDKTLTDEQIDAVGAKIIGAVEQKLGGVLRA